The following coding sequences lie in one Xanthomonas hyacinthi genomic window:
- the trhA gene encoding PAQR family membrane homeostasis protein TrhA, whose translation MHTDAPPSTDWRDELASALTHGLGAIAALAGSSVLITLAAIHGDGWQLAGAIVFGVALLLLYTASTLYHAISHPGAKARLQVLDHCAIYVLIAGTYTPFTLIGLRGPWGWGLFAAIWTIALAGVIFKLFFTGRFRLLSTILYLAMGWLIVVAIEPLLHSVDVRTLCWLLAGGLFYTLGTCFYQRDTVRYFHAIWHLFVLAGSVCHFVAVTAQVL comes from the coding sequence ATGCACACCGACGCGCCGCCTTCTACGGACTGGCGCGACGAACTCGCCAGCGCCCTGACCCATGGCCTGGGCGCGATCGCCGCACTGGCCGGCAGTTCGGTACTGATCACCCTGGCCGCGATCCACGGCGACGGCTGGCAGCTGGCCGGCGCGATCGTGTTCGGGGTCGCCTTGCTGCTGCTGTACACCGCCTCCACGCTGTATCACGCCATCTCGCATCCCGGCGCCAAGGCACGGCTGCAGGTGCTGGACCATTGCGCGATCTATGTGCTGATCGCCGGCACCTACACCCCGTTCACCCTGATCGGCCTGCGCGGCCCCTGGGGCTGGGGCCTGTTCGCGGCGATCTGGACCATCGCCCTGGCCGGGGTGATCTTCAAGCTGTTCTTCACCGGCCGCTTCCGGCTGCTGTCGACCATCCTGTACCTGGCGATGGGCTGGCTGATCGTGGTCGCGATCGAGCCGCTGCTGCACTCGGTCGATGTGCGCACCCTGTGCTGGCTGCTGGCCGGCGGCCTGTTCTATACGCTGGGCACCTGCTTCTACCAGCGCGACACGGTGCGCTACTTCCATGCGATCTGGCACCTGTTCGTGCTCGCCGGCAGCGTCTGCCACTTCGTCGCGGTGACCGCGCAAGTGCTCTAA
- a CDS encoding peptide chain release factor 3, with translation MSDVAQEAARRRTFAIISHPDAGKTTLTEKLLLFGGAIQMAGSVKGRKAARHATSDWMALEKERGISVTSSVMQFPYEGRIINLLDTPGHADFGEDTYRVLTAVDSALMVIDVAKGVEERTIKLMEVCRLRDTPIMTFINKLDREGKEPIDLLDEVETVLGIQCAPVTWPIGMGQRLKGVVHLISGEVHLYEQGRNFTRQDSTIFPSLDAPGLAARIGAQMLAELREELELVQGASHPFDRDAYRAGKQTPVFFGSGVNNFGVQPLLDFFAEHAPPPQPHATTGREVQATEEKLTGFVFKIQANMDPQHRDRVAFMRICSGRFSAGMKTLHVRTGKDTKLANALTFMASDREIAAEAYPGDVIGIHNHGTISIGDTFTEGEALSFTGIPNFAPELFRRARLRDPLKLKQLQKGLAQLSEEGATQFFRPLMSNDLILGAVGVLQFEVVAYRLKDEYGVDASFEPVGVVTARWVHCDNARKLEEFREKNAMNLGIDGAGELVYLAPTRVNLQLAQERAPDVRFAATREHAHSVALD, from the coding sequence ATGTCCGATGTTGCCCAGGAAGCTGCGCGCCGCCGCACCTTCGCCATCATTTCCCACCCCGACGCCGGCAAGACCACGCTGACCGAAAAGCTGCTGCTGTTCGGCGGCGCGATCCAGATGGCCGGCTCGGTCAAGGGCCGCAAGGCCGCGCGCCATGCGACCTCCGACTGGATGGCGCTGGAAAAGGAGCGCGGCATCTCGGTGACCTCGTCGGTGATGCAGTTCCCGTACGAAGGCAGGATCATCAACCTGCTCGACACCCCCGGCCACGCCGACTTCGGCGAGGACACCTACCGCGTGCTGACCGCGGTGGACTCGGCGCTGATGGTGATCGACGTGGCCAAAGGCGTGGAAGAACGCACCATCAAGCTGATGGAAGTGTGCCGGCTGCGCGACACGCCGATCATGACCTTCATCAACAAGCTCGACCGCGAAGGCAAGGAGCCGATCGACCTGCTCGACGAAGTGGAGACCGTGCTCGGCATCCAGTGCGCGCCGGTGACCTGGCCGATCGGCATGGGCCAGCGCCTGAAGGGCGTGGTGCACCTGATCAGCGGCGAAGTGCATCTGTACGAACAGGGCCGCAACTTCACCCGCCAGGACTCGACCATCTTCCCGTCGCTGGACGCGCCCGGCCTGGCCGCGCGGATCGGCGCGCAGATGCTGGCCGAACTGCGCGAGGAACTGGAACTGGTGCAGGGCGCCAGCCATCCATTCGACCGGGACGCCTACCGCGCCGGCAAGCAGACCCCGGTGTTCTTCGGCTCCGGCGTCAACAACTTCGGCGTGCAGCCGCTGCTGGACTTCTTCGCCGAGCACGCGCCGCCGCCGCAGCCGCACGCCACCACCGGCCGCGAGGTACAGGCGACCGAAGAGAAGCTGACCGGCTTCGTGTTCAAGATCCAGGCCAACATGGACCCGCAGCACCGCGACCGGGTCGCGTTCATGCGTATCTGCTCGGGCCGCTTCAGCGCCGGCATGAAGACCCTGCACGTGCGCACCGGCAAGGACACCAAGCTGGCCAACGCGCTGACCTTCATGGCCAGCGACCGCGAGATCGCCGCCGAGGCCTACCCCGGCGACGTCATCGGCATCCACAACCACGGCACCATCTCCATCGGCGACACCTTCACCGAGGGCGAGGCGCTGTCGTTCACCGGCATTCCCAACTTCGCCCCGGAACTGTTCCGCCGCGCGCGGCTGCGCGACCCGCTCAAGCTCAAGCAGCTGCAGAAGGGCCTGGCGCAGCTGTCCGAGGAAGGCGCCACCCAGTTCTTCCGCCCGCTGATGAGCAACGACCTGATCCTCGGCGCGGTCGGCGTGCTGCAGTTCGAGGTGGTCGCCTATCGGCTCAAGGACGAGTACGGGGTGGATGCCAGCTTCGAGCCGGTCGGCGTGGTCACCGCGCGCTGGGTGCATTGCGACAACGCCAGGAAGCTGGAGGAATTCCGCGAGAAGAACGCGATGAACCTCGGCATCGACGGCGCCGGCGAACTGGTCTATCTGGCGCCGACCCGGGTCAACCTGCAGCTGGCGCAGGAACGCGCGCCGGACGTGCGCTTCGCCGCGACCCGCGAGCACGCGCACAGCGTCGCGCTGGATTGA